The following are encoded together in the Kwoniella europaea PYCC6329 chromosome 1, complete sequence genome:
- a CDS encoding gamma-glutamyltransferase gives MSSSSSAPFRRSEEIGETNPLLNNQGLPSSGEEGEEENDRPGISRKTSPVWQFWNHPPFKRHVRFASEPDYRSATTATTEYDEREHDEEEGLLPVSMNGSGNVPLKPHHHHHHHPLYQKYGQWAMYLVLLLVGAIIGAVFSRELMKRNTGLDDGPMVPPVWSLPPPTGLPRNDPYLITASHGAVASEDKTCSELGLSILRDKNGSAVDSAITTTLCIGLLNAFSSGIGGGGFMVIRIPHEYNHTSSEVDEMIKEGGERVIAIDFRETSPAKSEKGMYGAEKAGRVAAQVGGLAVGVPGELRGLEMAHKMYGKLPWKDVVLPVAELAKGWKVSRELARRLRLFGEFMLHSPTWSAVYAPRGQLLVEGDFVQRTNYGKTLEVIAQHGVNAFYEGEIAESSVKTIGKAGGIMTLDDLKNYKARAYPAIHSSFMGKEIYTTDVPSSGGILLAFLKLLEPYNIPLTGGLTNPLNVHRLIEGMKFAFGARSEITDPAPQFGGNLTRFREFYGGDWADEKRGMISDNQTHEIDYYGLQHDTPIDHGTTHLSVLDKWGGAASVTSTVNLIWGSHVMDPKTGIIFNDEQDDFAVPGAADAFGLWPSPWNYPQPGKRPLSSTSASILLTPSTPSKPSSIYAIIGGSGGSRIFPSVAQVLLNLFSGMDISRSIEAYRVHNQIVPPLTTVEVGPEGSPRELIDDLKNRGQEIGEFDVNIGISEVQAIVVENGTIYASSDSRKNGVAAGY, from the exons atgtcttcttcttcctcagcgCCTTTTAGGCGATCCGAAGAAATCGGAGAGACTAATCCTCTGCTCAACAATCAAGGATTACCGTCttcaggagaagaaggagaagaggagaatgatagACCAGGGATAAGTAGGAAGACCTCACCAGTATGGCAATTCTGGAATCATCCACCGTTCAAGAGACATGTTCGTTTTGCTAGCGAACCCGATTATAGATCTGCAACGACAGCGACAACGGAATACGATGAACGCGAAcacgatgaagaagaggggcTTTTGCCCGTGTCGATGAATGGTTCTGGCAATGTACCCTTGAAaccccatcatcaccaccaccatcatccattATATCAGAAATACGGACAATGGGCCATGTACCTCGTCCTGCTGTTAGTAGGAGCTATAATAGGAGCGGTGTTTTCTAGAGaattgatgaagaggaatacaGGGTTAGATGATGGACCGATGGTACCGCCCGTATGGTCATTACCACCT CCAACCGGTCTACCTCGTAATGATCCCTACCTCATAACAGCCTCTCACGGAGCCGTCGCCTCGGAAGATAAAACATGTTCAGAACTTGGTTTATCGATCTTACGAGATAAGAATGGTTCAGCAGTCGATTCAGCAATTACCACTACGCTATGTATCGGCTTACTCAATGCATTTTCGAGCGggataggtggaggaggatttATGGTGATTCGTATACCCCACGAATACAATCATACGTCTTCGGAggtcgatgagatgatcaaagaGGGTGGAGAACGAGTCATCGCGATTGATTTCAGGGAAACTAGTCCGGCTAAGAGTGAGAAAGGGATGTATGGAGCTGAGAAAGCTGGGAGGGTAGCAGCTCAGGTGGGAGGGTTGGCTGTCGGCGTGCCGGGGGAATTGAGGGGGTTGGAAATGG CTCACAAGATGTACGGTAAATTACCTTGGAAAGATGTCGTATTGCCGGTAGCAGAACTAGCCAAGGGATGGAAAGTCAGTAGAGAATTAGCAAGGAGGCTAAGA CTTTTCGG CGAATTCATGTTACATTCACCTACCTGGTCTGCAGTCTACGCGCCTCGAGGTCAACTCCTTGTAGAGGGCGATTTCGTCCAGAGGACAAATTACGGTAAAACCCTTGAAGTAATCGCTCAACATGGTGTAAATGCTTTCTATGAGGGTGAAATCGCCGAAAGTAGTGTAAAGACTATTGGTAAAGCTGGAGGGATCATGACTctggatgat CTCAAGAATTACAAAGCTAGAGCCTATCCTGCTATACACTCGTCATTCATGGGTAAAGAGATATACACTACGGATGTACCTTCATC CGGCGGCATCCTCCTAGCCTTTTTGAAGCTTCTCGAACCATACAATATCCCCCTCACAGGCGGACTTACGAACCCCCTGAACGTCCATCGATTAATCGAAGGTATGAAGTTCGCTTTTGGAGCACGAAGCGAAATCACAGATCCGGCACCTCAATTCGGGGGTAATCTGACGAGGTTCAGAGAGTTTTACGGGGGTGATTGGGCGGACGAGAAAAGGGGGATGATATCcgat AATCAAACTCACGAAATCGACTATTACGGCCTCCAACATGATACACCTATAGATCACGGCACGACCCATCTGAGCGTATTGGACAAATGGGGTGGGGCGGCTAGTGTGACTTCtact GTGAACCTCATTTGGGGAAGTCACGTCATGGATCCTAAAACAGGTATAATATTCAATGATGAGCAGG ACGACTTTGCCGTACCCGGTGCAGCAGATGCGTTCGGTCTCTGGCCCAGTCCATGGAACTATCCTCAACCTGGCAAAAG ACCCCTCTCTTCAACATCCGCCTCAATCCTCTTGACTCCCTCCACGCCCTCAAAGCCATCCTCGATATACGCTATAATAGGAGGATCAGGTGGATCCCGAATTTTCCCCTCGGTAGCTCAAGTCCTCCTCAATTTGTTTTCAGGTATGGATATATCGAGATCGATCGAGGCGTACAGGGTACATAACCAGATTGTTCCTCCGTTGACTACTGTCGAAGTTGGACCTGAAGGATCACCTAGGGAgttgatagatgatttgaagaaTAGGGGTCAGGAGattggtgaatttgatgtTAATATTGGTATttcagaag TCCAAGCGATAGTAGTAGAAAATGGTACGATTTACGCATCGAGTGATTCAAGGAAAAACGGAGTGGCAGCTGGGTATTAG
- a CDS encoding eukaryotic translation initiation factor 3 subunit B: protein MSEIEKIDGFTEEEQLDFEAELQEGYAEIEDKYAVDTQQGFENVLVMDNIPIVDDSKKQKLVDRLRQLFAKAGAPIEEENISMPWDDKAATNKGFIFLTYPDAQQAENALRALDGASFGKSTLYVNRFGDIERYANLPVGEGELPTGWREKPYVEKDHLRSWLGDSAGRDQYLTFRDQDVSIWWNGRNGNAEPVKVDGKPLKNNKWGELYLQWSPLGTYLSSLHRVGVALWSGPKLDGPIGVNVLRFTHPGVRLIQFSPCENYLVTWSEEPLDNFENHPNAALRETFGPEDEGNQFVIWDIKSQRVLRTFPADKPIQGEDGPQQVAWPSFKWSPDDAYIAKCNVGTGIAVYELPGMGLLDKKSIKIEGVQNFEWCPMSEKDFAARKAGKGKECSFVYWTPEAQNQPARVSIMSIPSRNILRAKNLFNVTDCKFYWQNQGDYLCVKVDRHARKAKSKKATFCNLELFRVREKDHPVEVIEFKDYVPQFAWEPQGSRFAIVSSNDPNYGQGIPGVVVKYNIDFYQLDQKKGDFIPIKHLDSKIANTLVWSPRGRHIVLATIGSSQKFDVEFWDLDFVVDERRETSEPGANVTMLASGEHYGITDIAWDPSGRYLTTHASAWRSSPEPGFCIWDFKGQQLVHQPMDKFKQFLWRPRPPTLLSKDQIKKVRKELKEYSRTFDEEDAAEENRGSAEKLAQRQRDISEWNAWRARNNKKLDERRAQLGKEKKVVVNQDHKDDEKVEEIVEELIDETEEVVVG, encoded by the exons ATGTcagagatagagaagatagaCGGATTcaccgaagaagaacagcTCGACTTTGAGGCTGAGCTCCAAGAGGGTTACGCCGAGATTGAAGACAA ATATGCTGTCGACACACAACAAGGTTTCGAAAATGTACTTGTCATGGATAACATCCCTATCGTGGATGATAGCAAGAAACAAAAGCTGGTTGATAGATTGAGGCAACTATTTGCTAAAGCTGGTGCAcctatcgaagaagagaacatTAGCATGCCATGGGATGATAAAGCTGCTACCAACAAGGG gttcatcttcctcacctaCCCTGATGCCCAACAAGCCGAGAACGCTCTCCGAGCTCTTGATGGCGCTTCCTTCGGTAAAAGCACTCTTTACGTCAACCGATTTGGAGATATCGAGAGGTACGCCAACCTCCCTGTAGGAGAGGGTGAACTTCCTACTGGATGGAGAGAGAAGCCTTACGTggaaaag GACCACCTTCGAAGCTGGTTAGGAGATAGTGCTGGTCGAGATCAATACCTCACTttcagagatcaagatgtcaGCATCTGGTGGAACGGTAGAAATGGTAACGCCGAGCCAGTCAAGGTTGACGGCAAACCTCTCAAGAACAAC AAATGGGGAGAGCTTTACCTACAATGGTCCCCTCTCGGTACCTACCTCTCCTCCCTTCACCGAGTCGGTGTTGCTCTCTGGTCTGGGCCCAAGCTCGATGGACCCATCGGAGTCAACGTCCTCCGATTCACCCACCCTGGTGTCCGACTTATCCAATTCTCTCCATGTGAGAATTACCTCGTCACCTGGTCTGAAGAACCTTTGGACAACTTTGAGAACCACCCCAATGCCGCTTTGAGAGAGACTTTCGGTCCTGAAGACGAAGGAAACCAATTCGTCATTTGGGATATCAAATCTCAACGAGTTCTTCGAACTTTTCCTGCCGATAAACCTAtccaaggtgaagatggtcCTCAACAAGTTGCTTGGCCATCATTCAAATGGTCTCCCGATGATGCCTACATCGCCAAGTGTAACGTCGGTACCGGTATCGCCGTGTACGAACTCCCTGGTATGGGGTTGTTAGATAAGAAATCCATCAAGATTGAGGGTGTTCAGAACTTCGAATGGTGTCCAATGAGCGAGAAAGATTTCGCCGCTAGAAAGGCCGGTAAAGGCAAAGAATGCAGCTTCGTCTATTGGACTCCTGAAGCTCAGAACCAACCTGCAAGAGTCAGCATCATGTCTATTCCCAGCAGAAACATCCTCAGAGCCAAGAACCTTTTCAACGTGACCGAC TGTAAATTCTACTGGCAAAACCAAGGTGATTACCTCTGTGTCAAGGTTGACCGACATGCCCGAAAAGCCAAATCGAAGAAAGCCACTTTCTGCAATTTGGAACTGTTCAGAGTTCGAGAGAAGGACCACCCCGTTGAGGTAATCGAGTTCAAAG ACTACGTACCTCAATTCGCTTGGGAACCTCAAGGAAGTCGATTTGCCATCGTCTCATCCAATGATCCCAACTACGGACAGGGTATACCCGGAGTAGTGGTCAAATACAATATCGATTTCTATCAACTCGATCAAAAGAAGGGCGATTTCATCCCTATCAAGCACCTTGATTCTAAGATTGCCAATACACTCGTATGGTCCCCTCGAGGTAGACATATCGTGTTGGCTACTATTGGTTCTTCTCAGAAATTCGATGTTGAGTTTTGGGACTTGGACTTTGTCGTTGATGAGCGACGGGAGACTTCTGAACCTGGTGCGAACGTTACGATGCTTGCCTCTGGTGAACATTACGGTATAACCGATATTGCCTGGGATCCAAGTGGAAGGTATCTCACGACTCATGCGTCAGCTTGGAGATCTAGT CCCGAACCTGGATTCTGTATTTGGGATTTCAAAGGACAACAATTAGTTCATCAACCAATGGATAAATTCAAGCAATTCCTCTGGAGACCTCGACCACCTACTTTACTCTCCAAAGACCAAATCAAGAAAGTCCGAAAGGAGCTCAAGGAGTACTCTAGGACGTTCGACGAGGAGGATGCCGCCGAGGAGAACAGAGGATCCGCCGAGAAATTGGCTCAAAGACAAAGAGATATCTCAGAATGGAATGCCTGGAGAGCTAGGAACAACaagaagttggatgagagaagagctcaattgggtaaagagaagaaagtggttGTCAACCAAGATcataaagatgatgagaaagtggaagagatTGTAGAggaattgattgatgagacCGAGGAAGTTGTTGTCGGTTGA